The proteins below are encoded in one region of Haladaptatus sp. R4:
- a CDS encoding DUF1028 domain-containing protein — protein sequence MSHHATDDGPRPSTFSIVARDPEQDAIGVAVQSKFVSVGSVVPFVSADAGAIATQSFANVSYGPDGLGLLRKGTPADEVVMELTGADPDFESRQLGVVEAPIAARRRTKSHNVGAQEDSIAAFTGMECFDYAGDIQGAHYTVQGNILENRATLEAMAETFEETDGGLPERLIAALHAGNEAGGDKRGEQSAALSIAKPQGGYEGRNDHWVDVRVDDHETPIDELERVFKIYDVTLLEREAPDETRELTGDVAEQVSGTLAEMGFFEGTPSAEFGDEERDALEDFRGLNNFENHSLPVLEDALARGWDESSGDGQGKMVDAIWHGLSRLQRK from the coding sequence ATGTCACACCACGCCACAGACGATGGACCGCGACCGTCCACGTTCTCCATCGTCGCTCGCGACCCGGAACAGGACGCCATCGGCGTCGCCGTCCAATCGAAGTTCGTCAGCGTCGGCAGCGTCGTCCCGTTCGTCAGCGCCGACGCCGGAGCCATTGCCACACAGAGCTTCGCCAACGTTTCCTACGGACCGGACGGCCTCGGACTGCTCCGGAAGGGGACTCCCGCCGACGAAGTCGTGATGGAACTCACCGGGGCCGACCCCGACTTCGAGTCGCGACAACTCGGTGTCGTCGAGGCACCCATCGCCGCCCGCCGCCGGACGAAATCCCACAACGTGGGCGCACAGGAGGACTCGATAGCCGCCTTCACGGGCATGGAGTGTTTCGACTACGCGGGCGACATTCAGGGCGCTCACTACACCGTGCAGGGGAACATCCTCGAAAACAGGGCCACCCTCGAAGCGATGGCCGAGACGTTCGAGGAGACCGACGGCGGACTACCGGAACGACTCATTGCCGCGCTCCACGCGGGCAACGAGGCCGGTGGTGACAAACGCGGCGAACAGAGTGCCGCGCTCTCCATCGCCAAACCGCAAGGCGGCTACGAGGGCCGTAACGACCATTGGGTGGACGTGCGCGTCGACGACCACGAAACTCCAATCGACGAACTGGAACGCGTCTTCAAGATTTACGACGTGACCCTTCTGGAGCGCGAAGCCCCGGACGAGACGCGCGAACTGACCGGCGACGTCGCGGAACAGGTCAGCGGCACGCTCGCGGAGATGGGCTTTTTCGAGGGGACGCCATCGGCGGAATTCGGCGACGAGGAACGCGACGCCCTGGAGGACTTTCGCGGCCTGAACAACTTCGAAAACCACTCGCTTCCAGTGCTGGAGGACGCCCTCGCACGCGGCTGGGACGAGTCGTCCGGTGACGGCCAAGGGAAGATGGTCGACGCCATCTGGCACGGCCTCTCCCGACTGCAACGGAAGTGA
- a CDS encoding alanine--glyoxylate aminotransferase family protein, producing the protein MENPTVGELTPPDRTLMGPGPSEVHPRVLRAMSTPLVGHLDPSFIDIMNEVQDLLRYTFRTENQWTIPVSGTGSASMEAAIGNLVEPGDTMLVPTNGYFGGRMESMAKRAGGEVVHVDAPWGEPLDPADVQVAFEEHQPDIFGFIHAETSTGVVQPGVSELTSIAHDHDAYVIADSVTSLGGVELKVDEWDIDVAYSGPQKCLSCPPGASPLTLNDRAMEKVLSREQSPRSWYLDLSLLEGYWGDDRAYHHTAPITNVYALREALRLVSEEGIESRWERHRDVAGALKAGVEAMGLEMNAPEEYWLPSLNAVRVPNGVTDTDITSYLLDQYDLEIATGLGDLDGEIFRIGCMGYSARPETVSYLVSALGDALREHGADVDVEAGLAATSEALGN; encoded by the coding sequence ATGGAGAACCCTACGGTAGGCGAGTTGACACCGCCCGACAGAACGCTGATGGGTCCCGGTCCGAGCGAGGTACATCCACGCGTCCTCCGCGCGATGAGCACGCCGTTGGTCGGCCATTTAGATCCGTCGTTCATCGACATCATGAACGAGGTTCAGGACCTCCTCCGGTACACCTTCAGAACGGAGAATCAATGGACTATTCCCGTCTCGGGAACCGGATCCGCCTCCATGGAGGCCGCTATCGGAAACCTGGTCGAACCCGGCGACACGATGTTGGTTCCGACTAACGGCTACTTCGGCGGCCGGATGGAATCCATGGCGAAACGGGCGGGTGGCGAAGTCGTCCACGTCGATGCGCCGTGGGGCGAACCACTCGACCCCGCCGACGTGCAGGTCGCGTTCGAGGAACACCAGCCCGATATCTTCGGATTTATCCACGCGGAGACGAGCACCGGCGTCGTTCAACCGGGCGTTTCCGAACTGACGAGCATCGCCCACGACCACGATGCTTACGTCATCGCCGACTCGGTGACATCGCTCGGGGGCGTCGAGTTGAAGGTGGACGAATGGGACATCGACGTGGCCTACTCCGGCCCGCAGAAGTGTCTCTCCTGCCCGCCGGGTGCGAGTCCGCTGACGCTCAACGACCGCGCGATGGAAAAGGTGCTCTCCCGCGAGCAATCCCCTCGCTCGTGGTATCTCGACCTCTCGCTCCTCGAAGGCTACTGGGGTGATGACCGGGCGTACCACCACACGGCACCCATCACGAACGTATATGCACTCCGTGAGGCGCTTCGTCTCGTCAGCGAGGAAGGCATCGAATCGCGCTGGGAGCGCCACCGCGACGTTGCCGGTGCGCTCAAGGCGGGCGTCGAAGCGATGGGTCTCGAAATGAACGCGCCCGAGGAGTACTGGCTCCCGAGCCTCAACGCGGTTCGCGTACCGAACGGCGTCACCGACACCGACATCACGAGCTACCTGCTCGACCAGTACGACCTCGAAATCGCCACCGGACTCGGTGATTTGGACGGCGAAATCTTCCGCATCGGTTGCATGGGCTACTCCGCCCGCCCGGAAACCGTCTCGTACCTCGTGAGCGCGCTCGGCGACGCGCTCCGCGAACACGGCGCGGACGTGGACGTGGAGGCGGGACTCGCGGCGACGAGCGAAGCGCTCGGCAACTGA
- a CDS encoding DUF4352 domain-containing protein, translating into MEKGALVGRRTFIAASVATTLAGCTSHGSDTTDAGTSSSSTSAESATSSSGTDKNGDTERRRTETTVSVGSVVKDDTLAMVVRRVTTEEELGEFRDAEEGKTFAVIRMAVKNRGSEFIDFEDFLDASVVDGENRTYDPSISSPDHPIRSGVLAPGEVVRGDMVFEVPKGASELSLRLDFDSFTSFRFEQVTVSLGKKADSVADLKQSLDDVLSSGEKASHGGVSVAVHGVRTTTQLNEITDATDGHEFVVPDIEITNDGDERLLVSTLLQMHVKTGAGLAYTADIGASSGLKQPLNESSDIESGESHRGELAYQVETGTKPLYWAFNFLEADEPYKGFWKLR; encoded by the coding sequence ATGGAGAAAGGGGCGCTCGTCGGGCGACGGACGTTTATCGCGGCGAGTGTAGCGACGACGCTCGCCGGGTGTACCAGCCACGGGAGCGACACGACGGACGCGGGCACGTCGTCTTCCTCGACGAGCGCGGAATCGGCCACTTCGTCCTCCGGGACGGACAAAAACGGCGACACGGAACGGCGGCGAACGGAAACGACCGTGTCGGTCGGTTCGGTCGTGAAGGACGACACGCTCGCCATGGTCGTTCGCAGGGTGACGACCGAGGAGGAGTTGGGCGAGTTTCGGGATGCGGAGGAGGGTAAGACGTTCGCAGTGATTCGGATGGCGGTCAAAAACCGAGGTTCGGAGTTCATCGATTTCGAGGACTTCCTCGATGCGAGCGTCGTGGACGGGGAGAATCGGACGTACGACCCATCGATCAGTTCCCCCGACCACCCGATTCGAAGCGGGGTGCTCGCCCCGGGTGAAGTCGTGCGCGGCGACATGGTCTTCGAGGTGCCGAAGGGGGCGTCCGAGCTATCGCTTCGACTCGATTTCGACTCGTTCACCAGCTTTCGATTCGAGCAGGTAACCGTCTCGCTCGGGAAGAAAGCCGACTCGGTCGCCGACCTGAAACAGTCGCTCGACGACGTACTCTCCTCGGGGGAGAAAGCGTCACACGGCGGCGTCTCGGTCGCCGTCCACGGCGTCCGAACGACGACGCAATTGAACGAAATCACGGACGCGACCGACGGACACGAGTTCGTCGTCCCGGACATCGAAATCACGAACGACGGCGACGAGCGACTGCTCGTCTCGACGCTGCTCCAGATGCACGTAAAGACGGGAGCTGGTCTCGCGTACACGGCGGACATCGGTGCGAGTTCCGGTTTGAAACAACCGCTCAACGAGAGTTCCGACATCGAGTCCGGGGAGTCTCACCGCGGTGAACTCGCCTATCAGGTCGAAACCGGCACCAAGCCGCTCTACTGGGCCTTCAACTTCCTCGAAGCGGACGAACCGTACAAGGGGTTTTGGAAACTGCGCTGA
- a CDS encoding metal-dependent hydrolase — protein sequence MMVGHALLAFGVAALVARRFWSTERALAFGVVAGVFATVPDVDMTYAVIGLVQSGFGGVWRMTAEFWGSAHLVHRAVTHSLVVAAIAGPAFVLATGDRWRKLLSAGLLAGLVWIAFANSGFLGAGVMSVFVVVGTVAALVADSRTDLGPRELVLAAVFGLMSHPFGDVFTGAPPQFFYPFDVTLLHSRVAILSDPTLNLLAIFGLEVVLAWFAVSVYFHLSGGRVREQFREHIHPRAALGVGYALAALVIPAPTLSVSYQFVFSVLAVGAVGVGPQLHPERPFRPVRNPRAWLCTGMAAVTLAAVAYAAVYQFA from the coding sequence ATGATGGTCGGCCACGCGCTGCTCGCCTTCGGGGTGGCAGCGCTCGTCGCCCGACGATTCTGGTCCACGGAGCGCGCGCTCGCGTTCGGGGTCGTCGCGGGCGTCTTCGCTACGGTCCCGGACGTTGACATGACGTACGCGGTGATCGGGCTCGTACAGTCGGGATTCGGCGGCGTCTGGCGGATGACAGCCGAGTTCTGGGGGAGCGCACACCTCGTCCACCGCGCCGTGACCCACTCGCTCGTCGTCGCCGCAATCGCCGGTCCCGCGTTCGTGCTGGCGACCGGCGATCGGTGGAGGAAACTTCTGTCCGCGGGCCTACTGGCGGGACTCGTCTGGATCGCGTTCGCAAACAGTGGCTTCCTCGGAGCGGGCGTCATGTCCGTCTTCGTCGTCGTCGGAACGGTCGCCGCGCTCGTCGCCGATTCGCGCACCGACCTCGGGCCGAGGGAGCTAGTTCTCGCCGCCGTCTTCGGGCTGATGTCCCATCCGTTCGGCGACGTGTTCACGGGGGCACCGCCACAGTTCTTCTACCCCTTCGACGTGACGCTGCTGCACTCCCGCGTCGCCATCCTTTCGGACCCGACGCTGAACCTGCTCGCCATTTTCGGGCTGGAAGTCGTGCTGGCGTGGTTCGCCGTCTCGGTGTACTTTCACCTCAGCGGCGGCCGCGTTCGTGAGCAGTTCCGCGAACACATCCACCCGCGTGCGGCGCTCGGGGTGGGATACGCGCTGGCCGCGCTGGTGATTCCCGCCCCGACGCTCTCGGTCTCGTATCAGTTCGTGTTCTCGGTGCTCGCGGTAGGTGCCGTCGGCGTCGGACCGCAACTGCACCCCGAACGACCGTTCCGCCCGGTTCGGAACCCGAGGGCGTGGCTGTGTACCGGCATGGCCGCGGTGACACTCGCGGCCGTCGCGTACGCCGCGGTGTATCAGTTCGCCTGA
- the glyA gene encoding serine hydroxymethyltransferase produces the protein MEYDHVRATDPEVADALEAEVERERDTLEMIASENFASEAVLEAQGSTLTNKYAEGYPGERYYGGCEHIDTVESLAIERAKELWGAEHVNVQPHSGSQANMGVYLAVLEPGDKILSLDLTHGGHLSHGHKVNFAGKLYDVEQYKVDPESGYLDYDAIYDHAVEFDPDIIVSGYSAYPRQVEWERIQEAADAADAYHLADIAHITGLVAAGEHPSPVGIADFVTGSTHKTIRAGRGGIIMCDEEYADAVDTAVIPGMQGGPLMHNVAGKAVGFKEALQPEFEEYAAQTVENAKVLAETFQDHGFGLVSGGTDTHLVLVDLRESHEDVTGKDAEEALEDVGIVLNANTVPGETRSPFVASGIRAGTPALTTRGFDADDIERVGDLIARTINHIDDEDVKAEVAEEVQALCEENPLYE, from the coding sequence ATGGAGTACGACCACGTTCGAGCGACTGATCCGGAAGTCGCCGACGCTCTCGAAGCGGAAGTCGAACGCGAACGCGACACGCTGGAGATGATCGCCAGCGAGAACTTCGCCAGCGAGGCGGTTCTCGAAGCACAGGGAAGCACCCTGACGAACAAGTACGCGGAAGGCTATCCCGGCGAGCGCTACTACGGTGGCTGTGAGCACATCGACACGGTCGAGAGCCTCGCCATCGAGCGCGCGAAGGAACTCTGGGGGGCCGAACACGTCAACGTCCAACCGCACAGCGGTTCGCAGGCGAACATGGGCGTCTACCTCGCCGTTCTCGAACCCGGCGACAAGATTCTCTCCCTCGACCTGACCCACGGCGGCCACCTCAGCCACGGTCACAAGGTGAACTTCGCCGGAAAGCTGTACGACGTTGAACAGTACAAGGTGGACCCCGAATCCGGCTACCTCGACTACGACGCTATTTACGACCACGCCGTCGAGTTCGACCCCGACATCATCGTCTCGGGCTACTCCGCCTACCCGCGACAGGTCGAATGGGAGCGGATTCAGGAAGCCGCCGACGCGGCGGATGCGTACCACCTCGCGGACATCGCCCACATCACGGGCCTCGTCGCCGCGGGCGAACACCCTTCGCCGGTCGGCATCGCCGACTTCGTCACCGGTTCGACGCACAAGACGATCCGCGCCGGACGCGGTGGCATCATCATGTGCGACGAGGAGTACGCCGACGCCGTCGATACGGCGGTCATCCCCGGTATGCAGGGCGGCCCATTGATGCACAACGTCGCGGGCAAAGCGGTCGGGTTCAAGGAAGCGCTCCAACCCGAGTTCGAGGAGTACGCCGCCCAGACCGTCGAAAACGCGAAGGTGCTCGCCGAGACGTTCCAGGACCACGGTTTCGGTCTCGTCTCCGGCGGCACGGACACCCACCTCGTGCTCGTGGACCTGCGTGAATCCCACGAGGACGTGACGGGCAAGGACGCCGAGGAGGCGCTCGAAGACGTCGGTATCGTCCTCAACGCGAACACGGTTCCGGGCGAGACGCGCTCGCCCTTCGTCGCCAGCGGTATCCGCGCCGGTACCCCCGCGCTGACGACCCGCGGCTTCGACGCCGACGACATCGAACGCGTCGGCGACCTAATCGCCCGCACGATAAACCACATCGACGACGAGGACGTGAAAGCGGAAGTCGCCGAGGAAGTGCAGGCCCTCTGCGAAGAGAACCCGCTGTACGAGTAA
- a CDS encoding bifunctional methylenetetrahydrofolate dehydrogenase/methenyltetrahydrofolate cyclohydrolase, with amino-acid sequence MTDIIDGRAVAEGIRSDLGESIETLKAEGVTPGLATVLMSDDPASETYVSMKQRDCEEVGINGIHIEIDPEAPAEELYDTIDDLNEDPDVHGILVQMPVPDHIDSQKVLRAIDAEKDADGFHPENVGILVAGHPRFKPCTPHGVQKLLESADVDPEGKDVVIVGRSNIVGKPLANLLIQKAEGGNATVTVCHSRTDDLAAKTREADVVVAACGVPELIDGSMLSEGVTVIDVGVNRVDADNEKGYELVGDVDFESAKEKAGAITPVPGGVGPMTRAMLLYNTVKAAGEQTGIDVELP; translated from the coding sequence ATGACGGACATCATCGACGGGCGTGCGGTTGCGGAGGGCATTCGAAGCGACCTCGGCGAGAGCATCGAGACGCTGAAAGCGGAGGGTGTGACGCCGGGACTGGCGACGGTGCTCATGAGCGACGATCCGGCGAGCGAGACGTACGTCTCGATGAAACAGCGGGACTGCGAGGAGGTCGGTATCAACGGGATTCACATCGAAATCGACCCCGAGGCACCCGCCGAGGAACTGTACGACACCATCGACGACCTGAACGAGGACCCCGACGTCCACGGGATTCTCGTCCAGATGCCCGTTCCGGACCACATCGACTCACAGAAGGTGCTCCGCGCCATCGACGCCGAAAAGGACGCGGACGGCTTCCACCCGGAGAACGTCGGCATACTCGTGGCGGGCCACCCGCGATTCAAACCCTGCACGCCACACGGCGTCCAGAAGCTTCTCGAATCGGCGGACGTAGACCCCGAAGGAAAGGACGTGGTCATCGTCGGCCGGTCGAACATCGTCGGGAAACCGCTCGCGAACCTCCTCATTCAGAAAGCCGAGGGTGGCAACGCGACGGTGACGGTGTGTCACTCCCGCACCGACGACCTCGCCGCGAAGACCCGCGAAGCGGACGTGGTCGTCGCGGCCTGCGGCGTCCCCGAACTCATCGACGGTTCGATGCTTTCCGAGGGAGTAACGGTCATCGACGTGGGTGTCAACCGCGTGGACGCGGACAACGAGAAGGGCTACGAACTCGTCGGCGACGTGGACTTCGAGAGCGCGAAGGAGAAAGCGGGCGCGATCACGCCGGTGCCGGGCGGCGTCGGTCCGATGACGCGGGCGATGTTGCTCTACAACACGGTGAAGGCCGCCGGAGAGCAGACGGGCATCGACGTCGAACTGCCGTAA
- a CDS encoding four-helix bundle copper-binding protein has translation MTQQRPMQHSQARSGGGNEYGTEYQQGYGQPPVSQQRGRRGGIGQQVPNQGYGGETGPGGMGQREMAQGGTTQRGGIGQQIGRGMTQPGGQFDDQLPGEMRVALEDFEQAAKVCDWCADKCLDEGPEMAECIRLCRDVADLGTLNTKLIARDSVFGPELAEIFANAAEECASECMRHQNPHCQECASVLSRAVDSTYRLLDQLGTTGQEPSTGGIQQEIMGEQSRF, from the coding sequence ATGACACAACAGAGACCCATGCAGCACTCGCAGGCGCGGAGCGGCGGTGGCAACGAGTACGGCACCGAGTATCAGCAGGGGTACGGGCAACCGCCCGTCAGTCAGCAACGTGGCCGACGAGGGGGAATCGGCCAACAGGTGCCCAATCAGGGATACGGCGGTGAAACCGGCCCCGGCGGAATGGGCCAACGAGAAATGGCTCAAGGAGGGACGACCCAACGAGGGGGAATCGGCCAGCAGATCGGACGAGGGATGACACAACCGGGCGGCCAGTTCGACGACCAGTTGCCGGGCGAGATGCGTGTCGCGCTCGAAGATTTCGAGCAGGCCGCGAAAGTCTGTGATTGGTGTGCCGATAAATGTCTCGACGAGGGGCCGGAGATGGCCGAATGTATTCGGCTCTGCCGTGACGTTGCCGACCTCGGAACGCTGAACACGAAGCTCATCGCGCGTGACTCGGTCTTCGGACCGGAGCTCGCCGAAATCTTCGCGAACGCGGCCGAGGAATGTGCAAGCGAGTGTATGCGACACCAGAACCCGCACTGTCAGGAGTGTGCGTCGGTTCTTTCCCGGGCCGTCGATTCGACCTACCGATTGCTCGACCAGTTGGGGACGACGGGACAGGAGCCATCGACCGGTGGTATCCAACAGGAGATCATGGGCGAGCAATCGAGGTTCTAA
- the tbsP gene encoding transcriptional regulator TbsP, producing METKSNLLNQSVHEILQTVIDQGPDVMLVVNPSASAIEDLIDAATEYEGDLPEMRMLADEGTLKDVMEDFIIASNAADLIDEDALTLRTTDDTSGNSLLVTDDVVIALVTAGDRVGGLTSDDDDFVDAAYGTYSEFWDDAGSFSLRTPPITRVRETLGDEISPEAEDDFNSVLASLETARGDGDGLDEVTISLLVAAKNEALLYDISKWGEDVGIASKATFSRTKTKLEDMGLIGTEKVPIDVGRPRLRLKLANDELQSADTDQLAGVAQSILN from the coding sequence ATGGAAACAAAATCGAACCTCTTGAACCAAAGCGTCCACGAAATCCTGCAGACGGTCATCGATCAAGGTCCCGACGTCATGCTCGTCGTGAACCCATCCGCGAGCGCGATCGAGGACCTCATCGACGCCGCGACGGAATACGAAGGTGACCTCCCCGAGATGCGCATGCTCGCGGACGAGGGTACCCTGAAGGACGTGATGGAGGACTTCATCATCGCCAGTAACGCCGCAGACCTCATCGACGAAGATGCACTCACCCTTCGCACGACTGACGACACCTCCGGCAACTCGCTCCTCGTCACCGACGACGTCGTCATCGCGCTCGTCACGGCGGGCGACCGCGTGGGCGGTCTCACCTCGGACGACGACGACTTCGTCGACGCCGCATACGGCACGTACTCGGAGTTCTGGGACGACGCAGGCTCCTTCTCGCTCCGCACGCCCCCGATCACGCGCGTCCGCGAGACGCTCGGCGACGAGATCAGCCCCGAGGCGGAAGACGACTTCAACAGCGTCCTCGCGTCCCTCGAAACCGCACGTGGCGACGGAGACGGTCTGGACGAAGTGACGATCAGCCTCCTCGTCGCGGCCAAAAACGAGGCACTGCTCTACGACATCAGCAAGTGGGGCGAGGACGTCGGCATCGCAAGCAAAGCCACGTTCTCCCGCACGAAGACCAAGCTCGAAGACATGGGCCTCATCGGCACGGAAAAGGTCCCCATCGACGTCGGTCGCCCACGCCTCCGCCTGAAGCTCGCCAACGACGAACTGCAGAGCGCGGACACCGACCAGCTCGCTGGCGTCGCACAGAGCATCCTCAACTAA
- a CDS encoding YcaO-like family protein, with protein sequence MNSVLGVVGQGRGADAVVAALSDIEGSVEELDDDAIDEADFAVVIDEVGAPVFRRANRAGIPWIAVELGGVGGHAITEVDAAVSGFSPETACFDCLSARVVSNREEDGENVEYDGVTERYAGAVAGREAARLASGEESSLLGGVREIPHAERRLFPVPGCPTCGEPRDRTLGIAYEERTLDDAVGRAELAMDERIGIVRSLGEVSSFPVPYYLASTADTSGFSDARAAAQSAGVSADWDEALMKALGEGMERYCAGIYREEEFAVARPSELGNAVSPAEFVRPTGWEDPSDEEIEWVSGRNLTTGDLVHLPAEFVHFPPPSMRFKPSITTGLGLGNSTVEALLSGIYEVIERDATMLAWYSTFEPLGLAVEDGGFEALVKRARAEELEVTALLVTQDIDVPVVAVAVHREGEWPKFAVGSGANLDPDAAARSALAEALQNWTELKLMGKEDAANEDGSIGRYAAFPDAAREFVAPETTIPSSSVGSAVPEGVEELETVVSLARDAFQVYGARLTTRDVASLGFEGARVLVPDAQPLFTGDAFFGERARTVPGELGFEPRPDREPHPYP encoded by the coding sequence ATGAACAGCGTGCTGGGCGTGGTCGGACAGGGACGTGGTGCGGATGCGGTCGTCGCGGCGCTCTCGGATATCGAAGGAAGCGTCGAAGAACTCGACGACGACGCGATCGACGAGGCCGATTTCGCGGTCGTCATCGACGAGGTCGGTGCACCCGTTTTCAGGCGTGCAAATCGCGCGGGGATTCCGTGGATCGCCGTGGAACTCGGTGGCGTCGGTGGACACGCGATCACTGAGGTAGATGCCGCGGTTTCCGGATTTTCCCCGGAGACGGCCTGTTTCGACTGTCTCAGCGCACGCGTGGTATCGAATCGAGAGGAAGATGGAGAAAACGTCGAGTACGACGGCGTCACCGAACGATACGCTGGCGCGGTCGCGGGACGGGAGGCGGCGAGACTCGCAAGCGGGGAGGAATCGTCGCTCCTCGGTGGGGTTCGAGAGATTCCCCACGCCGAACGGCGACTGTTCCCGGTTCCGGGGTGTCCGACGTGTGGAGAACCACGGGACAGGACGCTCGGTATCGCGTACGAGGAGCGAACGCTGGACGATGCGGTGGGCCGTGCGGAACTGGCGATGGACGAGCGGATCGGAATCGTTCGCTCGCTCGGCGAGGTGTCGTCGTTTCCCGTGCCGTACTATTTGGCGTCCACCGCGGATACGAGCGGGTTCAGCGACGCACGCGCGGCGGCCCAATCGGCCGGTGTTTCGGCCGACTGGGACGAAGCGTTGATGAAGGCGCTGGGTGAGGGGATGGAGCGTTACTGCGCGGGAATCTACCGCGAGGAGGAGTTCGCGGTGGCACGGCCGTCCGAACTCGGGAACGCCGTATCACCCGCCGAATTCGTGCGCCCGACCGGGTGGGAAGACCCGAGCGACGAAGAGATCGAATGGGTGTCGGGTCGGAATCTGACGACCGGTGACCTGGTTCATCTCCCGGCCGAGTTCGTCCACTTCCCGCCGCCGTCGATGCGGTTCAAGCCATCCATCACTACCGGGTTAGGGTTGGGCAATTCGACGGTAGAGGCGCTTCTGTCGGGGATATACGAAGTCATCGAGCGCGATGCGACGATGCTCGCGTGGTACTCCACGTTCGAACCGCTCGGATTGGCCGTCGAGGACGGGGGCTTCGAGGCGCTGGTCAAGCGAGCACGCGCGGAGGAACTGGAGGTGACGGCCCTGCTGGTGACACAGGACATCGACGTTCCCGTGGTGGCCGTGGCGGTTCACCGGGAGGGCGAGTGGCCGAAGTTCGCAGTCGGGTCAGGTGCGAACCTCGATCCGGACGCGGCGGCACGGTCGGCTCTCGCGGAGGCGTTGCAGAACTGGACGGAACTCAAGTTGATGGGGAAGGAGGATGCGGCGAACGAGGACGGGTCCATCGGCCGGTATGCGGCGTTTCCGGACGCGGCCCGGGAGTTCGTCGCTCCCGAGACGACGATACCGAGTTCGAGCGTCGGATCGGCGGTTCCGGAGGGCGTGGAGGAGTTGGAAACCGTAGTGTCGCTGGCGAGGGACGCATTTCAGGTCTACGGTGCACGGCTGACCACGCGAGACGTCGCGTCGCTCGGATTCGAGGGAGCTCGTGTCCTCGTGCCCGACGCACAACCGCTGTTCACCGGGGATGCGTTCTTCGGCGAGCGTGCGCGGACGGTTCCCGGCGAACTCGGGTTCGAACCGCGTCCCGATCGCGAGCCACATCCGTATCCGTAG
- a CDS encoding dodecin → MVFKKITLIGTSDEGFDEATESAIDRAEETLDNIKWVEVDTLGVEVASVEGRQYQSEVTVAFELD, encoded by the coding sequence ATGGTGTTCAAGAAGATCACCCTCATCGGAACGAGCGACGAAGGATTCGACGAAGCGACCGAAAGCGCCATCGACCGGGCGGAGGAGACGCTCGACAACATCAAGTGGGTCGAAGTCGACACCCTCGGCGTCGAAGTCGCCTCGGTCGAAGGGCGTCAGTACCAATCCGAAGTGACGGTCGCGTTCGAACTGGACTAA
- a CDS encoding iron-sulfur cluster assembly accessory protein, producing the protein MSTDAAPNGEESPTIEVTEDAAEQALSLLDSEGLDHSVAGLRLFVQQGGCAGLSYGMRFDDEPEPDDTVFTHYGLRVFVDPASMNYIEGSVVDYETGLQGAGFHVENPNVVSECGCGESFRT; encoded by the coding sequence ATGAGTACAGATGCCGCACCGAACGGGGAGGAAAGCCCGACAATCGAGGTGACCGAAGATGCAGCGGAACAAGCGCTGTCGTTGCTGGACAGCGAAGGCCTCGACCATTCGGTAGCGGGGCTTCGACTGTTCGTACAGCAGGGTGGCTGTGCCGGACTGTCGTACGGAATGCGGTTCGACGACGAACCGGAGCCTGACGATACGGTGTTCACACATTACGGTCTGCGGGTGTTCGTCGATCCGGCGAGCATGAACTACATCGAGGGGAGCGTCGTGGATTACGAGACCGGTCTCCAAGGTGCGGGATTCCACGTCGAGAACCCGAACGTGGTCTCCGAATGTGGCTGTGGCGAGAGCTTCCGAACCTGA